The Bombyx mori chromosome 4, ASM3026992v2 region TGCAATCGTCTGCCCATCTACGCCAAAAGAAACAGTAGAAGCTGAAACTCAAAGCGAgacacatcactacatagtataaaataaagtcactttctctgtccctatatcatctgtctgtccctgtgtatgcttaaatctttaaaactacgcaacggattttgatgcggttttttttaattaatagagtgattaaagaggaaggtttatatgtataataacatccattaaatagtggagaaatcaataataaattacagtttccgaagcgattgacttccacggtgaaggaataacatcgtgtaataaaaatcaaacccgcaaaattattatttttttttatattttttttattgcttagttgggtggacgagctcacagcccacctggtgttaagtggtcactggagcccatagacatctacaacgtaaacgcgccacccacctcgagatataaggtctaaggtctcaatatagttacaacggcgtaatttacgtaatcactggtggtaggatctcttgggagtccgcacgggtaggtaccaccaccccgcctatttccgccgtgaagcagtaatgcgtttcggttcgaagggtgtggtagccgttgtaactatactgagaccttagaacttatatctcaagatgagtggcgcatttacgttgtagatgtctatgggctccagtaaccacttaacaccaggtgggctgtgagctcgtccatccatctaagcaataaaaaaaaaaagcgaagcgaggtcgggtcgctagttaattataTATTGACCCATGCCCGCCCGCCCATCCTAGGAAAGCTCGGAAAGAAATAACAGAAATCCATTCTTCGCAGAAACAATTATTGTACGTATTAATTTCGCTTTAATTTCCGTTTCACATACTAGACAGTGTACGTTGTCAGTCACGCCTAAGGTGTTATTATTAGTAAACATTTCAACATTTTGCTAACTACCTGCAATTTTTTTCCCATAATTATATACATCTCCTATTTGTCTCtcctctcctctctctctctctccctcctcCGTCCACTATTGATAACTACAAACCATCGCTTGACGCGCGGCTGCTTTGGATGCGAGTGGCGACGACGAGACGCAACCCTGTCCGTCGACAGCCCACGACTACTCCGCCAAGAGCATCCGACTAGGAATTACGTCTCTTTGCACTCAGAATTAACAATTGCGGTGTGGCAGTTGCTAATTTGTTCTGGTTTCATCTGCACAATGGGGACCCAGATTAACACCAACAATCTAAGCCCCAAGTCGGACGTGCCCATCTTTGGACACAAGTTTAGTCTCAATCTTATTGGTACAACGACAgtactacccttcaaaccgataagTTCTTGCTATTTCCCTTAGCCATCAATGTACTAGTAAAGTAGGTAATAAATTCGAAATGTTATGGCAACTAGTTCAAggtttgcttttatttattgtttagatatgtggacgaactcacggcccacttggtgttaagtggatacgaaagcccatagatattatcaacgttaatgccgccacccatcttgaaacatgcGTTCTATGTTTCAGTTTTATAGTTCAACGGCTGCTTtatttttcaaaccgaaactcattactgctacacggcaaaaataggcaatgtggtggtatctacccgtgctgGCTTTTAACACGCCGAATGCTCTGGAGAGCGTTCAAAAACGCACGCCAAAGATAATTTATTCTAGAATGTTCTTCTGTTTTTGCGAGTCGTacacgtaattaaaactacttttcatAGACAACTGATCGTCGTCCGTCCCgcgaaaactataaaatattcgaaacattAGGAATAATATAACGCGagaacgcaataaaaaaacacgagaataaaccataaaaatagtttaaatcaTAATTAACTCTTCTCGCTTTGACGAGGCAAACTGGCATGAAGGGGTTTTATTACCCTTCCTGAAGTTAAATTACAGTTCGGTTTGATGatattttagtttagtttttacgttttttcttttgtaataaGATTTAGTCATATTCTAAAGAAAAATGAGCCATGATCTAATTAAAAAGGtatgataaaaacaaaattcactAACTTGAAAATACACTGCAGCAGCTAAACTAAAGaaatattcaaattgttttataGTACTGTGTTTCGGGTTTTTCTGCAAATAAGTCACTTCTAAACATATGATTTCTAATATGTTGTGAAGATGCTTATTCCATAGAATCCAATCAGAAGCCAGACTGCATTCTTGATTTTGTTTTCTTCCATGTGGATGATGAACCACCATTGTGTAATTTAACAATTGAAATAGTGATGACTGAAATAAATTAGTTTGACATTAACTTAAATAGCCGTTTTTATTGTTGATATACATCCCACAATATACCTTTTTGGAAACATCCTGATTTGGGTCGTAAAATTTCAGTATTGATGACAAAATACTCTCAGTAAATTGGCACATGGTCAAGCGACATTCCATGGATAACTGAAATATACAAGTTTGTTaagtttgcaataaaaaaaaattttttatactCATTATGATACTTCTTCAAAAATTggaatacattaaaaaacaatattaaacaatGTTTTAAATCTAAAAACAGACAATCTCTCTCAtaggaaactaaaaaaaaaacattattttcctGGGAATACTGAAAATTAAGCAAAAGTATGCGAATTAAGTAATTTCATCAGTGTATCCCTGATACGgttacaaattttcaagttaatagtACACCTTGAATTTTGagaaaattatgttattaaaaaGTCAACCTAATAATagtgatttaaattaaaaaattatgtattaccgtttttattaatactattGTTATATCCACGATGACCGATTGTAGTTTTTTGTCATGTCCTAGTCTCAAAAAGCATCTTTTTATTTGTGAGAGTGATTCTTTAAGTGAAACTGCAAATTGACAGTATTCACTTCCATTTTTCAGAACAATGAGAATGAATCTCAACTTAGTAAAATCATCCAATTTTGAGTAAGACTTTAAACATGTTGCAGTACCGATATTTAATAGATCTGTAAAATAGATGATATATTATGtgagtaattatattatttcaaaatgtaagttttaatttaaacattgaatatttccaaaataaatgaaacacgATTACATATTGTGTCTGACTAATCTTTTTATTAATGGCATTTTTGATCAGAGGTGCTCAAAACGGGTCTTGCCATATGAGGTTGGCGTACACCATAACTGGATGCCATAGTTTTTACTGGATCACACTATTGTCACGTGAGGTACATACACCCCCCTGCATGGACTGCCCCCAAAGCCACAACTCGCATGGGGCAAATTAAGCTCGAACAGTGTCGGTTCGCTCTATTAATACCAATTCGGTAGCACATCCTGTTCGTCGATGAACTATCCGAAACCCACTTAGACAATACCACGGTCTTCCGCAATTACGTTAAGTGGTAACCAGAGTTCTAATACCGAGTCGGGCGGCACTTACAATTTTTGCATAAACATAGTGGGTTTTACCATGTATCAACATGTATGTATGTGGGTTTTACAATGTATGACCCATTTTTTACAATATGATCATTTTAACAAATCCCATCCTGCAGAGAAAAGGTTAttctaatgcaataaaaaatatttaccttCCCAATCAGATGGTTTGATAAATCCAAGGTAATGATCGAGAggcaaaacatatttatataataaagttaaatatGCATCGCCAACAGCAGTAGCAAGGCGTGGATCTTTCAAGATAGTATAGCAAGCTTCTAGTATCTTTTCACATCTTACATATGCTCTACCTAAAACATTTTGAGATTTAATAGACTTGATACTTAAATGGGGGTTAGACGATTATATGCCTTTTATACAtcgtgatggaaattctaaTTCTGCCACCCCAGTGCTAAGAAGTCAAACAACTCTAATGGTGCCCATGACCAATGGCCGATAGGGATCAAATaccaaaattttataaaagtatACATGATTTTCCATGTGAATAGTTAAATATAAAAGAGTGACGAACAGTGTGTTgggattaataataattatatatatatatttacatttttttattgcatgggtTGACgcgctcacagtccacctggtgtcatGTGGTTacggaagcccatagacatctacaacgtaaatgccgcgacccaccttgagatatgaattctaaggtctcagtatagttacaacggctgccccaccattcaaagtGAAgcttattactgcttcacggcagaaatagacggggtggtggtgcctctACCGTGCGGATTCATAAGACGTACTacttactaccagtaattacgcaaattataatttggcgggcttgattttgattacacaaattccttcaccgtggaagtcaatcgtgaacatttattaagtacatatttcattagaaaaactggtatcCGCCTacaggattcgaacatcgttgcaacgcttgatatgaatgcaccggacgtcttatcctttaggccacggcctAAACACGGCGGCACAAACCGCAGCCTACTGCTGATATCTCAATTCAAGCCTCATTCAAAGATAGACAGTCAAATGAAAGATTGTTTGATTAGGACCACAATAAAAAGTTTATGCAGTTTTCTATGCAGAGATATCTATGCAGCTTTATCAAAATCAATCCCAGACTTTAAATATTTCTCATTCTCTCAGACTTGGCCTACTATGCTTTTGAACTATATACTAatttatacttaatatatattaCTTCCTACCTTCAAAACCACCATGAAATTGGCTAAGTCTAATGCAATTAATTCAGATATCTATGGGATTCCACTCCACATTATgatgcattattatttttagtgccCTTAATTTAGTCATGTTTACTGTAACTTACTAAGTACTTGTCCCTTATTTGAACTTTGTAAGAAGTGATTATCTccttacataattaattaattattatatttaaatgagtTAACGAAACATTACAAAATTTACCTTTATTGGAACCAGCAACACATAGATGAAGCAGTGACGTACAAAGGGGTACAGTAATTGTATCGAATGTTTTTGAGGTTTCAAATTTTTCACATTCCTGTAAATTTTTACACTTAAATTAGGTCAAATTTTGTAGAGCTTCAGAAGATCCCTTCAGGCAAAAATGTTAATGATGTTGAGAGTGCTGCCTCTAGCCCCTCAAAATTACTATAACCAGAAGATCATACAATTCGAATAAAGGACATTCCCCCTTACTCTACCATTGATCACACTGGCCTTTTTTGAGCTAATTATAGATTCGATACATATGACATGTCTCTCTACATTTCTTAATACAAATGTTGTATGTTACACTAGAAATCCAAAATGATTTGTATTCATGTAACATGCTTTTTGAATTTCAAAGTAATCTCTACCaccgttaaaaaaaaaccagctctGAGAAGAACTGCTGAAACAAACTTGACGAGTTTGTCTTATACTTAACCCTTTGCACTGAGAGATGAATCTCGTTCTGCTTGTGATATTGTTCTTTGCAGTTTGGTCCTAACACTGCATATATAATCTTACAAAGATGCCGTAATCTGCCTTTCAAATTATGTAAGATTGATGCATTTTCTTAGTTAGAACTTAACAGGAAAAATTTATGATATTGTCAAAAAGCCCAATgttgtaataaattatataaaacatatGGATGATGTCAATCATGCAGATCAATTGGTCTCAATATATCCTTTCCTCTGCATCACagataaaattacatttaatgttTGTTGAAATGGTGTAAGCTGTTTTTAGTGGTCTGGGAATTTACTCTCTAGAGTCATATATACTCTATAAAATCTCTGCACAACAGAGATGAGAACAGCTGCTCAACCACTTGTAGTATGTGATAACTTTGGTTCAGCAATTGACTGGAAATTTTCGTGAGACACATGGTCTAGCTTCAACTTCAACCTACAAATCCAAAAACATACACCTAAACGGAAATCTGCTTAGCATTCTAGCAAGGGTTAGAAAGAATTGCAAAGTCTGCTCTCAAAAAATAAGCCTAATAAAAGACATCACATGACATTAGTCACAATATTATTGTGACAGTTGTCCTGACAAGCCAGGCATGCGTCTCAacagtttttatattaaatatcacACAAAgcaaatttacaaatattaatgtttaagaAATTATCTTCATAAGatataaagatacattaaaatttaaaattttatgttattttatctCTTTAAtctttttaagtttaaaattcaCCAAAAGCACTATGAAACatcttttattaatatattttatttatttttgttcacaatCAATCCATATATGATTAGTTTAAATTTCTGGTTATGGAAACCACAtacctttaaaaaatattcgttTATATCATCAAAAACATTGCTCCAGCAGTACCCGGTTTTACGAAGTGCATTATGTGTCAACATGCAAGGAACAGCATTTCTTGTGagatattcttttaaattttcagcGTTTTTTTTGCGGTCAGTGTTTCTAGTCAGTTTTAATCCGTCACAAACTTCTTTAAAGGTAGTTTCTAAATCCATTTTATAAAATACCAGTCCACTTAAGCTACAAGGTATTTTTCCCTAGATTAGAAATCGATATCAGTAAGTATCGATACTTTATGAATATTCATATAAGTAGTATCGAACAAAGATTTGAGTACTATCGAAACTtacgtactggtggtaggacctcttgtgagtccgcacgggtaggtaccaccgccccgcctatttctgccgtgaagcaataatgcgtttcggtttgaagggtggggcagccgttgtaactatactgagatcttaaaacttatatgtcaaggtgtgtggcgcatttacgctgtagatgtctatgggctccagtaaccacttaacaccaggtggcctgtgagctcgtccacacatctaagcaataaaaaaaaaaagagtaggtATCGATACTTTTATGGTATCGGAACATCCCTATACATAATTAGATGGTTCTACTCTATGTATTTGTATAACCTACCGACTTctttgacatttgacattttttaagggattttgtgacctggtaactaagagcTTTAAGtctaatcttattttaatttatattcttattttatgaaaaatataaatataataatgtggagtggaatgaaatgaaatgaagatgattaatttgagacattaatcaactgggatgaaatgaaatgaaataagatgagatgatatgggatgaaatataatctcagtaaaatggtggttatttacggagactttttcagtggactttctGAAGGATCTCGAGaaactacgtccagcggctttgttttattttcccacatttgtgccctttcacagatactaaacagttaataaaccgccgttattacacatttaaacctgaagaaacatcaaatagacaaaataaaacaaatcacacaagttcactcctcgcgttccggCCAAAAAGTCTTGACGTTTTTTGTTCGATTCTTACCACAGATTAAAGTATTAATTGATTTTTCTACTGGACAGACAGACTTCTTTGattggctaatgcacaaacagTGCCAGAGCcacaaaataaagaagaaaatacTCTTTGACATTTGTTTGATTTTGATCTTCTGACACGGGCAGGTACGCATTaaggattataataatattaggtaGGTACCGTACTTTTTAACTCcatgaataatatttaatttatagtgTTAGATTTAAGCAGTCGGGCTACTTTGCCATTGAGTGCCACCTGTAACTGTTAATTAATTCAGATGTTTACAgcacaaatttaaaaaacaaaacgaatttTTGAACAgccaaattttataaaataactatacaaaacacgttaacttttttaaatttactggttatttaatacatttttcaaacatgaatatattaatttattatttttatttaatactttttgtttttacttattGTTCCTCTTCTCAATCAGTGTTGCTATCCGCGTCCTAACATTACTGTTGCTTTCAGTTACAAGCACCATTTACATAGCAGACAAATTAGTACAAGGATAATTAAAAACCCAAAAAAGAACACAAATTAGTGGTGAGCTAACGAAAAAAAGATTGAGATGCAAAGTAAATTGATCAGTGTTCCTAATTCGAGTTATAGAGAACTTGTAATATCATTAAATTAGGTAATCCaaaattaaaaccaattttctacaaaatttaagaaacgttgttgtttcattaaaattctaTTCCAAATAGGTTGCTTCCCGAACACTTGCAAATAAAAGTTTGACCGAATCACAATATCCTACACCACGACGTGATCCAGAAATGATAACGTATGCATCACCTGCACGTAGCATTCTTTTTGCTTTACAGTAGTTTAATGCAGCAAATATCCTGGATTCTACTTCATTTAACCAATTTCCTTTAGGAGATTCAAAATAATGTACAGCGCGTACGCCACGCCAAAATCGCAATTGCCTAGCTGTATGACAAGTTCTAGTCACGGCAACGATAGGACACACCGGTTTTATATAGGATAAAATTTTAGCTGTACGACCTGAATTCGTTAAGCATATAATTACAACTGCTTGCGACAATGCTGCCAATTCAGCTGCTGTAATACAAACAGATTTTGTTGGATCCTCGTTACGATTTTTAAGTAAATCTTGATTTCCATGAATATTAGGTTTCCATGTTATTCTTTCTGCTTGTCTGCAAATTACTCCAGCTGCTCCTAAGCAATGTTCGGCCATACGAATAGCGTCATACAATGGTGCAAATTTCTTTAGGGGTGAATCATAATGAAGTTCTAAAGAAAGAACATCTGCTCCGTCTAAAACGAGATTTGCTAAATCTGTTACGCATAGTGTTGGTATTTGTTCATTAAGTACTGCTTTGCATAAGCAAGGTTTTCCCACTGCATTACACTTCGCAAGAATCTGTTTTTGggccaaaaatattttttctactgGTAAATCAGTACTCAAAACAGATCGATCAACATAAATGCCATCTGCTTCTTCCAGTACTTCATCTATATTATCAAGCCCTAGGACTGTATCTATACAAGCAAGGACAAGAATGTGTTTTCCTTTCTCTGAAAGCATTTCTTTAATTTGTTTGATATCATGTGATCCTTGGCAGTTGGGTACTAATAAAGCATCAACATCTGAAGCTGTAGCCCAATTAACTTGTTCATCTAAATGTTCAAATGCTTGGCTTGAACTAATAATATCGGAAATGGAATCAGCACTATCATCTCGTCTACAGCTTTGTACTTCCATAGGTATTGATGATATACGCACTGCCATACTAGCTCCAATGGTACCGCCAATAACAATAAGACATTCTAAGGAATCATCTCCCACTTCTGTAACAACTAGTTTGATTTTTCCTGGTGATAAGCtatctatataaattatatcaTCTGTATTCAAATCTGTCAATTGATCATATCCTACGTAAAGGCATTCCGATGTCCCACAGTCCCTCCAACTGGGATCTATTGTTAGCCGAATTGTTTCAGTTTGTAAAAGCTCAACAGTAGCATGTGGACCATTTTTCAGTCCTCCTGTGACAATATCTGGACCTTTGACATCAACCACGACAGCTAGAGGATAAACAAAATCTAGCTCTAAACTATAATTATACACAGCTTGTCGGATGCTTTGAATAAGTTGAGCGCATGCTTCTGGTTCTAAATTTTGCATATTTAATCGTGCTACAGTCATCCCTGAAGCTATTAGTCTTTGTATTGTAGCTGGTTCTCTGTTATCAAGTCCTATGTCACACATGAGTCCCGTTTGTAGCTCCTCGCAAGGATTTTCGTGTACATTAATGTTACAGTAATGTTTGAGCAATGTTGGTTGTACCGCATTGAGTTTTTCTTTAAAACAGGGTGCAGCCTCTAATGGAATATGCCAAGGTAGTGACATAGTATGAATAAAATGACGAGTCAATCTTAatgatcaaatttaaaaaaatatgttttttgatAATATGCTGTCATCTGAATTGACGTATacgtcaattaatttaaaaccgtTCCCTAAAAGCTTGAGtctttaattttaagtataaatCGCACCTCATTTGTACAGTGCGATCTGAATATTAACAAGTAAAGTACTTAATTGTCGTAATCTTATTAAATTTGTGATAAAGTTAAAACTTCAAAATATTGGGtgttaaacatatttaaaataatttattatctaGATATAAATACTAATTGAATAAAgtgataaataacaaaattattggcCATTTAGTTTTCCACCCACAGTCATTGTAGTGATGCGCTCAACTTACACGGATAACTCTTGAGGTCGACGACTGTAACTACTACCTTAGCCTGaagcattaaaatttaattactaacTTATGGAAGCAAAATTTTTTGCTGTCTTAGGAAGTTTATAAACCTAGAACAAAAAGTGAAAGAAACTTGTAGCCGTaaacttttttgttataatggtATTTTATCTTCTTACAATATCACCAAACCAACGTGATGCGCATTTACCGTTATTTTTACTTGCTTGTAAATTTTGGCTTAGAATCAATGACTCGGCCACTAAACAGATTTACGGTGGGCctatttaatatacaaatacGTGACAGCGAGTCTTGACGACGTTAGGTAAATGATTCATCAgggataattataatttttatttaaaattatctttttcAGTAAAGTTAATAGGTTTTACCAATAATCATTATAAAGTTCAAACAGTACTTTTTTTAACTACAGTTGCTTTCAAGATGAATGGGCAATAGCACTTTTGTCTTCTCCGTGTAAttggaccaaaaaaaaaatgtctacggTAAGAAGTCAAAACTAGTCAAAATTTTGTTGACATAATCAAAGTTTATGGCAACATTTACCGACTGAAAGAAagaaagactttttggcgggaacgcgaggagtgaagttgtgtgatttgttttattttgtctatttagtgtttcttcaggtttaaatgtgtaataacggtggtttattaactgtttaatatctgtgaaagtgcacaaatgtgggaaaatgaaacaaagctgctggacgtaacttctcgggttcctccaaaaagtccactgaaaaaatctcagtaaatgaccaccattttactgcgattatatttcatcccatatcatctcatttcattaaatttcatcccagttgattaatgtttcaaattaatcatcttcatttcatttcactccatattatcatttttcataaaattaagaatataaagtaaaataagatatgacttaaaggtcttagttaccaggtcataaaatctctttaaaaaaaaaaaaaaaaaaaaagaaagaaagaaagagttCGCAAACTTGCTTGACTGCGTGTCACGTTTGTTTCACGATATTATAGCTATCGCGTATTGACTAGtttgccaaaaaaaaattgtgaactgTTTCGTGTAAAACATTTTTGGGTATTTAGTGAATAGTGAATTTTTAACAGTGCAAAACAACGAGTGCTATAAAAAAGAACAATATAATTTTACTTTATACCAGTGTATTCGCTGCGACCGTGAAGGTTGAGAATGTTACGTCATTTTGCTTTTAGTGTGTGAtacaaacttatttattttggttTAGAACTATGGCGACTTTGTTAATAAATtagtgtataataatatattatagattatcAGAGTGATACGCCTAAAACCCacataaacttaaacaaaccGGCTGCGACGAAATGCCGCCATGTTATTTAGATTTCGCAGTAAAGCTGTCAAGCATTGGACGCAGCTAACCCTGATACTTAACTTGGAACTAGTAGCGTTACTTGCGAAGAGTGTAagtcatattttatattatacgatGATAATTCATACGATTATGTTGCTCCTTCGATTTTAGAAAAGACACTGGTCTCTCGAAAGGATTTAGGATTGTTATGTTTACTGTCTTAATTTGCCTGTCAATGTAATGACGTCATAATTGGAGGTATGGTTAGAATACTTACATAGGTATATGTTTGCATGGAATAATAAATACCCTaataaaaagtacaaaaatatgaactaacttgaaccatttttttaataacttaaacAGAAGTAAGTacttaaagtaaaattttacttcATCATTATGTTTAACCTTGACCGGTATTGATAAGAATAAAAATCCACATCAAATTACTTGTTTTCTGATTTAACATagatttttttgtcaaaatGTGGACTGTGATTCGTATGTGTTGTAGAATAAATTCAATACAtgcaatttatattaattattatagaataATTTGTGACAACACTAGTAGCTTACCCTGAATGTAAGTTCGAACACAATGTAAACATGTTATAATCTAGTAATAAATTCcattaagtaaattaaaaagaattgCTTAAAATTCTGAATTTTTTGGTATCCAAATAATTCTTTAGCTGTAAGATATGAAATAGTAAACTGACTCTACTGGGGCTTAACATAATATAACTAGTTTCTCAACATATTGattttgtaaaatgaaaatcaaaacatACCAGATTTTAAGGTGTGTAGTATTTATATGCTATGATATCTATATTTGTTGACTAATACCAGCTGATCAGCTGTTCTACTCATGAACAGCAATaactatatcgacgcttgaaaggcaaacgtgactaagcgacaatgcctgaactttacagtagactaatttaaagttcaaaaacctgaaaacaaaatttattttaacgaatccagctgtagtagaatatagctagtagctgtaggattgaaatgattttaatagatctagaaatatattttttttgcgcatcgaaaaTGGTTATCGCCTTtcgtttatgtacaaagcagttattgttgcTTATTCACTTTTGCCTTTTAAGCGTCGATATCAATAATGAGGCATATAAGCAAACAATCtcataataaatgaaaatggcATCActcaatcatttttttttattcccttaAATAACTTAAATGAATCTATtgattatgaaatataatcaaaCTATCTTATTTAACCAAAGGGTATAAATGTAATGTTAATATagtaatttattaagtaaataaaattctaactaAGAATCCAATTTTGAGACAAAAGGAAATTCTCATTTGCTcataaattaaaagttaaaacatAAAAGTAAAACCGACACCACAGCTAATTAAATCACGAAATTTGTGCTCTGTGATTTTCATGCCCGTGGACTCTACATGTGTACTGAAATAtaactatattttaatatagcACCAGCCAACAGTCTTAGTATTATGTGAATTTATTTCAATGGGATGTAAGGAAAGACCTcttgtttataatattttgttataaatataaataagtgaATCTTctctaaataatttttcaaaaaattaacCTAATCCAACCTAATATTGATTAAGTGTACATTTTTAGATCATATcagaataataacatttttttgatcAAAATTTTTAATCATCAATATATTGATATAAATTTGGATATCACAAAAATAAGGTCTGGTTCTTAGTGGCACCAATACTACTGAATCTGATGAAGATGTTTGTTATTTGGAATTTGGGTTTACTTGTttgtgtacaatattttgcttGTTGCTTGTTGTTTGCGTTATTTCTATACCAGTGCCCCATATTCTGAGAcaggtaatattataaagctattTTTACAGTATAGTCTTAGATTTTTCATTGACATGATATTATTTACAACATTTGAACATCAAtttggaatttattttatttggaaaattgATACTTGCCTATGAGATAAAGGCTTTAATGAAATATGGACCTCAAACTAAAAGTGCATCCTCACACACAGTGCACAcagaaattaaatatatttcatatagTTTTTGTTTGCAATAACAGTATGCTGGGTGGAGTCTTGTAGTGGAAC contains the following coding sequences:
- the LOC101743678 gene encoding pyruvate kinase, whose translation is MSLPWHIPLEAAPCFKEKLNAVQPTLLKHYCNINVHENPCEELQTGLMCDIGLDNREPATIQRLIASGMTVARLNMQNLEPEACAQLIQSIRQAVYNYSLELDFVYPLAVVVDVKGPDIVTGGLKNGPHATVELLQTETIRLTIDPSWRDCGTSECLYVGYDQLTDLNTDDIIYIDSLSPGKIKLVVTEVGDDSLECLIVIGGTIGASMAVRISSIPMEVQSCRRDDSADSISDIISSSQAFEHLDEQVNWATASDVDALLVPNCQGSHDIKQIKEMLSEKGKHILVLACIDTVLGLDNIDEVLEEADGIYVDRSVLSTDLPVEKIFLAQKQILAKCNAVGKPCLCKAVLNEQIPTLCVTDLANLVLDGADVLSLELHYDSPLKKFAPLYDAIRMAEHCLGAAGVICRQAERITWKPNIHGNQDLLKNRNEDPTKSVCITAAELAALSQAVVIICLTNSGRTAKILSYIKPVCPIVAVTRTCHTARQLRFWRGVRAVHYFESPKGNWLNEVESRIFAALNYCKAKRMLRAGDAYVIISGSRRGVGYCDSVKLLFASVREATYLE